A region from the Linepithema humile isolate Giens D197 chromosome 1, Lhum_UNIL_v1.0, whole genome shotgun sequence genome encodes:
- the hfp gene encoding poly(U)-binding-splicing factor half pint isoform X1: MNGTMAMAPTSQNNLEPPAKKSKVEGSASEFLPGPIYDLNQIGQVVAGPGAKYLTLPGILGAGLPKISSEQQDTVNRAKKYAMEQSIKMVLMKQTLAHQQQQMASQRNQVQRQQALALMCRVYVGSISFELKEDTIRQAFLPFGPIKSINMSWDPVTQKHKGFAFVEYEIPEAAQLALEQMNGVMIGGRNIKVVGRPSNMPQAQSVIDEITEESKHYNRIYIASIHQDLTEDDIKSVFEAFGPITYCKLAQGSSPHRHKGYGFIEYETMQAALEAIASMNLFDLGGQYLRVGRAITPPNALMGPPSGTSMMPTAAAVAAAAATAKIQAMDAVASNAVALGLTKLGATAPPILNQALPGVRPTIAPATMMAPPTVATVAPVIPPPGIAIPQTLTRPPAIIQPIPGQPVVIPPPAVVAPTIVGTPVIPVTTTANSDIMRRAQEQAAHQKQQEELQKKLLEETEPQTLQQQENMSIKGQSARHLVMQKLMRKVESRVVILRNMVAPEDVDETLQEEIQDECSKFGVVERVIIYKERQSEDDENAEVIVKIFVEFSQMSEAERARDSLNGRYFGGRLVKGELYDQALFDNSDFSG, from the exons ATGAACGGAACGATGGCCATG GCACCAACATCACAAAATAATCTGGAGCCACCAGCAAAAAAGAGCAAAGTAGAAG GAAGTGCATCAGAGTTCTTACCAGGCCCTATATATGATCTCAATCAAATAGGCCAGGTTGTTGCTG gACCTGGTGCTAAATATCTAACATTACCTGGGATATTAGGAGCTGGCCTACCGAAAATTTCATCCGAACAGCAGGATACAGTAAATAGGGCGAAGAAGTATGCGATGGAGCAAAGTATCAAGATGGTCCTCATGAAGCAAACATTGGCCCATCAACAAcag CAAATGGCTAGTCAACGGAATCAGGTTCAACGGCAGCAGGCACTCGCGCTTATGTGCAG GGTTTATGTGGGCAGCATCAGTTTTGAATTGAAAGAAGACACGATCAGACAAGCCTTCTTGCCATTCGGACCAATCAAGTCTATCAATATGTCTTGGGATCCTGTTACACAAAAACACAAGGGATTTGCTTTTGTTGAATATGAGATACCTGAAGCCGCGCAACTCGCTTTGGAACAAATGAACGGTGTCATGATTGGTGGCCGCAACATCAAG GTTGTAGGACGTCCGTCCAATATGCCTCAAGCGCAATCTGTGATCGATGAGATAACCGAGGAGAGTAAACATTACAATCGCATATATATAGCGTCGATACATCAAGACTTGACGGAGGACGATATTAAATCCGTCTTCGAGGCGTTTGGGCCGATAACGTACTGTAAGCTTGCGCAAGGCAGCTCGCCGCACCGTCACAAAGGTTACGGTTTTATTGAATACGAGACAATGCAAGCGGCATTGGAGGCTATCGCCTCCATGAACCTGTTCGATCTGGGCGGTCAATATCTAAGAGTAGGTAGAGCGATAACACCACCGAACGCGCTTATGGGGCCGCCTAGTGGTACCAGCATGATGCCTACCGCGGCTGCAGTGGCTGCGGCAGCTGCAACAGCAAAGATTCAAGCGATGGACGCTGTTGCTAGCAATGCCGTTGCGTTGGGTCTCACAAAACTTGGAGCCACCGCACCACCGATTCTGAATCAAG CACTACCAGGCGTACGGCCTACTATTGCACCCGCAACAATGATGGCACCACCAACAGTAGCGACGGTGGCACCAGTAATACCTCCACCTGGCATAGCTATACCGCAAACCTTAACGCGACCACCAGCCATCATCCAACCAATCCCCGGTCAACCAGTAGTCATACCACCTCCCGCAGTTGTCGCTCCTACGATCGTCGGCACACCAGTT ATACCGGTTACAACAACCGCAAATTCCGATATTATGAGGCGAGCGCAGGAACAAGCAGCTCATCAGAAACAACAGGAGGAGCTGCAGAAAAAGTTGCTAGAAGAAACAGAACCACAGACGTTACAACAACAAGAAAATATGTCGATCAAAGGACAGAGCGCGCGTCATCTCGTCATGCAAAAACTTATGCGTAAAGTCGAGTCCCGAGTTGTTATTTTGAGAAACATGGTAGCACCGGAGGATGTAGACGAGACTCTCCAGGAAGAGATTCAGGACGAATGTTCCAAATTTGGTGTGGTCGAAcgagttattatttataaggaGAGACAATCTGAAGACGACGAAAATGCCGAAGTTATCGTGAAGATATTCGTCGAATTCTCTCAAATGAGTG AAGCGGAACGTGCAAGAGATTCGTTAAATGGTCGTTATTTTGGTGGACGATTAGTTAAAGGAGAACTATACGACCAAGCCCTATTTGACAATAGTGATTTTTCCGGTTGA
- the hfp gene encoding poly(U)-binding-splicing factor half pint isoform X2, whose protein sequence is MNGTMAMAPTSQNNLEPPAKKSKVEGSASEFLPGPIYDLNQIGQVVAGPGAKYLTLPGILGAGLPKISSEQQDTVNRAKKYAMEQSIKMVLMKQTLAHQQQKNKLVLRQQVLLLMCRVYVGSISFELKEDTIRQAFLPFGPIKSINMSWDPVTQKHKGFAFVEYEIPEAAQLALEQMNGVMIGGRNIKVVGRPSNMPQAQSVIDEITEESKHYNRIYIASIHQDLTEDDIKSVFEAFGPITYCKLAQGSSPHRHKGYGFIEYETMQAALEAIASMNLFDLGGQYLRVGRAITPPNALMGPPSGTSMMPTAAAVAAAAATAKIQAMDAVASNAVALGLTKLGATAPPILNQALPGVRPTIAPATMMAPPTVATVAPVIPPPGIAIPQTLTRPPAIIQPIPGQPVVIPPPAVVAPTIVGTPVIPVTTTANSDIMRRAQEQAAHQKQQEELQKKLLEETEPQTLQQQENMSIKGQSARHLVMQKLMRKVESRVVILRNMVAPEDVDETLQEEIQDECSKFGVVERVIIYKERQSEDDENAEVIVKIFVEFSQMSEAERARDSLNGRYFGGRLVKGELYDQALFDNSDFSG, encoded by the exons ATGAACGGAACGATGGCCATG GCACCAACATCACAAAATAATCTGGAGCCACCAGCAAAAAAGAGCAAAGTAGAAG GAAGTGCATCAGAGTTCTTACCAGGCCCTATATATGATCTCAATCAAATAGGCCAGGTTGTTGCTG gACCTGGTGCTAAATATCTAACATTACCTGGGATATTAGGAGCTGGCCTACCGAAAATTTCATCCGAACAGCAGGATACAGTAAATAGGGCGAAGAAGTATGCGATGGAGCAAAGTATCAAGATGGTCCTCATGAAGCAAACATTGGCCCATCAACAAcag AAAAATAAGTTGGTCCTACGGCAGCAAGTTTTATTGCTTATGTGCAG GGTTTATGTGGGCAGCATCAGTTTTGAATTGAAAGAAGACACGATCAGACAAGCCTTCTTGCCATTCGGACCAATCAAGTCTATCAATATGTCTTGGGATCCTGTTACACAAAAACACAAGGGATTTGCTTTTGTTGAATATGAGATACCTGAAGCCGCGCAACTCGCTTTGGAACAAATGAACGGTGTCATGATTGGTGGCCGCAACATCAAG GTTGTAGGACGTCCGTCCAATATGCCTCAAGCGCAATCTGTGATCGATGAGATAACCGAGGAGAGTAAACATTACAATCGCATATATATAGCGTCGATACATCAAGACTTGACGGAGGACGATATTAAATCCGTCTTCGAGGCGTTTGGGCCGATAACGTACTGTAAGCTTGCGCAAGGCAGCTCGCCGCACCGTCACAAAGGTTACGGTTTTATTGAATACGAGACAATGCAAGCGGCATTGGAGGCTATCGCCTCCATGAACCTGTTCGATCTGGGCGGTCAATATCTAAGAGTAGGTAGAGCGATAACACCACCGAACGCGCTTATGGGGCCGCCTAGTGGTACCAGCATGATGCCTACCGCGGCTGCAGTGGCTGCGGCAGCTGCAACAGCAAAGATTCAAGCGATGGACGCTGTTGCTAGCAATGCCGTTGCGTTGGGTCTCACAAAACTTGGAGCCACCGCACCACCGATTCTGAATCAAG CACTACCAGGCGTACGGCCTACTATTGCACCCGCAACAATGATGGCACCACCAACAGTAGCGACGGTGGCACCAGTAATACCTCCACCTGGCATAGCTATACCGCAAACCTTAACGCGACCACCAGCCATCATCCAACCAATCCCCGGTCAACCAGTAGTCATACCACCTCCCGCAGTTGTCGCTCCTACGATCGTCGGCACACCAGTT ATACCGGTTACAACAACCGCAAATTCCGATATTATGAGGCGAGCGCAGGAACAAGCAGCTCATCAGAAACAACAGGAGGAGCTGCAGAAAAAGTTGCTAGAAGAAACAGAACCACAGACGTTACAACAACAAGAAAATATGTCGATCAAAGGACAGAGCGCGCGTCATCTCGTCATGCAAAAACTTATGCGTAAAGTCGAGTCCCGAGTTGTTATTTTGAGAAACATGGTAGCACCGGAGGATGTAGACGAGACTCTCCAGGAAGAGATTCAGGACGAATGTTCCAAATTTGGTGTGGTCGAAcgagttattatttataaggaGAGACAATCTGAAGACGACGAAAATGCCGAAGTTATCGTGAAGATATTCGTCGAATTCTCTCAAATGAGTG AAGCGGAACGTGCAAGAGATTCGTTAAATGGTCGTTATTTTGGTGGACGATTAGTTAAAGGAGAACTATACGACCAAGCCCTATTTGACAATAGTGATTTTTCCGGTTGA
- the LOC105680106 gene encoding NADH dehydrogenase [ubiquinone] 1 alpha subcomplex assembly factor 2, which yields MAKERGIFKLIWKNFISSLKPQYFRRKLVGEDYYGTKYYEEEIRYSSRKRPPRYFVPVNKDDFEQEKPAEWESWLRYRRKDPPTREEIEANYKLAMTKKQNAAKLIENSKNESTKDLPTSSVSQTVTPGNFPDYEDYKNFGSDYKPKDAYK from the coding sequence ATGGCTAAAGAACGTGGCATCTTCAAACTAATCTGGAAAAATTTCATATCTTCACTGAAACCTCAATATTTTCGTCGCAAGTTAGTAGGTGAAGATTATTATGGCACAAAATATTACGAAGAAGAGATTCGATATTCAAGTCGGAAAAGGCCTCCTCGATATTTCGTACCAGTAAACAAAGATGACTTTGAACAAGAGAAGCCTGCAGAATGGGAATCCTGGTTAAGATACCGCAGAAAGGATCCACCTACACGGGAGGAAATAGAAGCTAATTACAAATTAGCAATGactaaaaaacaaaatgcTGCAAAACTTATAGAGAATTCTAAAAATGAATCTACCAAAGATCTTCCTACTTCATCTGTTTCTCAAACTGTGACTCCTGGAAATTTTCCTGATTATGAAGATTACAAAAACTTTGGTAGCGATTATAAACCAAAAGATGCATATAAGTAA
- the hfp gene encoding poly(U)-binding-splicing factor half pint isoform X3 produces MEQSIKMVLMKQTLAHQQQQMASQRNQVQRQQALALMCRVYVGSISFELKEDTIRQAFLPFGPIKSINMSWDPVTQKHKGFAFVEYEIPEAAQLALEQMNGVMIGGRNIKVVGRPSNMPQAQSVIDEITEESKHYNRIYIASIHQDLTEDDIKSVFEAFGPITYCKLAQGSSPHRHKGYGFIEYETMQAALEAIASMNLFDLGGQYLRVGRAITPPNALMGPPSGTSMMPTAAAVAAAAATAKIQAMDAVASNAVALGLTKLGATAPPILNQALPGVRPTIAPATMMAPPTVATVAPVIPPPGIAIPQTLTRPPAIIQPIPGQPVVIPPPAVVAPTIVGTPVIPVTTTANSDIMRRAQEQAAHQKQQEELQKKLLEETEPQTLQQQENMSIKGQSARHLVMQKLMRKVESRVVILRNMVAPEDVDETLQEEIQDECSKFGVVERVIIYKERQSEDDENAEVIVKIFVEFSQMSEAERARDSLNGRYFGGRLVKGELYDQALFDNSDFSG; encoded by the exons ATGGAGCAAAGTATCAAGATGGTCCTCATGAAGCAAACATTGGCCCATCAACAAcag CAAATGGCTAGTCAACGGAATCAGGTTCAACGGCAGCAGGCACTCGCGCTTATGTGCAG GGTTTATGTGGGCAGCATCAGTTTTGAATTGAAAGAAGACACGATCAGACAAGCCTTCTTGCCATTCGGACCAATCAAGTCTATCAATATGTCTTGGGATCCTGTTACACAAAAACACAAGGGATTTGCTTTTGTTGAATATGAGATACCTGAAGCCGCGCAACTCGCTTTGGAACAAATGAACGGTGTCATGATTGGTGGCCGCAACATCAAG GTTGTAGGACGTCCGTCCAATATGCCTCAAGCGCAATCTGTGATCGATGAGATAACCGAGGAGAGTAAACATTACAATCGCATATATATAGCGTCGATACATCAAGACTTGACGGAGGACGATATTAAATCCGTCTTCGAGGCGTTTGGGCCGATAACGTACTGTAAGCTTGCGCAAGGCAGCTCGCCGCACCGTCACAAAGGTTACGGTTTTATTGAATACGAGACAATGCAAGCGGCATTGGAGGCTATCGCCTCCATGAACCTGTTCGATCTGGGCGGTCAATATCTAAGAGTAGGTAGAGCGATAACACCACCGAACGCGCTTATGGGGCCGCCTAGTGGTACCAGCATGATGCCTACCGCGGCTGCAGTGGCTGCGGCAGCTGCAACAGCAAAGATTCAAGCGATGGACGCTGTTGCTAGCAATGCCGTTGCGTTGGGTCTCACAAAACTTGGAGCCACCGCACCACCGATTCTGAATCAAG CACTACCAGGCGTACGGCCTACTATTGCACCCGCAACAATGATGGCACCACCAACAGTAGCGACGGTGGCACCAGTAATACCTCCACCTGGCATAGCTATACCGCAAACCTTAACGCGACCACCAGCCATCATCCAACCAATCCCCGGTCAACCAGTAGTCATACCACCTCCCGCAGTTGTCGCTCCTACGATCGTCGGCACACCAGTT ATACCGGTTACAACAACCGCAAATTCCGATATTATGAGGCGAGCGCAGGAACAAGCAGCTCATCAGAAACAACAGGAGGAGCTGCAGAAAAAGTTGCTAGAAGAAACAGAACCACAGACGTTACAACAACAAGAAAATATGTCGATCAAAGGACAGAGCGCGCGTCATCTCGTCATGCAAAAACTTATGCGTAAAGTCGAGTCCCGAGTTGTTATTTTGAGAAACATGGTAGCACCGGAGGATGTAGACGAGACTCTCCAGGAAGAGATTCAGGACGAATGTTCCAAATTTGGTGTGGTCGAAcgagttattatttataaggaGAGACAATCTGAAGACGACGAAAATGCCGAAGTTATCGTGAAGATATTCGTCGAATTCTCTCAAATGAGTG AAGCGGAACGTGCAAGAGATTCGTTAAATGGTCGTTATTTTGGTGGACGATTAGTTAAAGGAGAACTATACGACCAAGCCCTATTTGACAATAGTGATTTTTCCGGTTGA